The following coding sequences are from one Pelagovum sp. HNIBRBA483 window:
- a CDS encoding glutamate-5-semialdehyde dehydrogenase, giving the protein MSDTDIAAMMQEIGAKAREAAAELAFASAERKHAALIGAAEAVWKARAQIIEANTLDLDYGREKGLSPAMMDRLMLDEDRIRGIVDGLRTVAEQRDPVGETITEWDMASGLHIQRVRTPLGVVGVIYESRPNVTADAGALCLKSGNAVILRGGSESFHSSGAIHACLVQGLKSAGLPEAAIQLVPTRDRAAVAEMLRAVEHIDVIVPRGGKGLVGLVQREARVPVFAHLEGICHVYADGDADLEKARRVVLNAKTRRTGICGAAECLLIDQDFYDKHGAVLVQDLLDAGVEVRGDGALAEIVGVVAATDDDFGKEFLDKIIAAKIVDGVDGAIAHIRRYGSNHTEAILTENDATAARFFERIDSAILMRNASTQFADGGEFGMGAEIGIATGKMHARGPVGAEQLTSFKYLVTGDGTCRP; this is encoded by the coding sequence ATGAGCGACACAGATATTGCAGCGATGATGCAGGAAATTGGCGCGAAGGCGCGGGAGGCGGCGGCAGAGCTGGCCTTTGCCAGTGCCGAGCGCAAGCACGCGGCGCTGATCGGGGCGGCGGAGGCTGTTTGGAAGGCGCGGGCGCAGATCATCGAGGCGAATACGCTTGATCTGGACTATGGGCGGGAAAAGGGGCTGAGCCCCGCGATGATGGACCGCTTGATGCTGGATGAGGACCGCATTCGCGGCATCGTGGACGGGTTGCGTACGGTTGCCGAGCAGCGAGATCCCGTGGGCGAGACGATCACCGAATGGGATATGGCCTCGGGTCTGCATATTCAGCGGGTGCGGACGCCTTTGGGCGTGGTCGGCGTGATCTACGAGAGCCGCCCGAATGTCACCGCCGATGCGGGCGCGCTTTGCCTGAAATCAGGTAACGCGGTGATTTTGCGCGGGGGATCGGAGAGCTTCCATTCCTCCGGTGCGATCCATGCCTGCCTTGTGCAAGGGCTGAAATCTGCCGGCCTGCCGGAAGCGGCGATTCAGCTGGTGCCGACGCGGGACCGTGCGGCGGTGGCGGAGATGCTGCGCGCGGTGGAGCATATTGACGTGATCGTGCCGCGTGGCGGTAAAGGGCTTGTTGGCCTCGTGCAGCGGGAGGCGCGGGTGCCTGTTTTCGCGCATCTGGAAGGGATTTGCCATGTTTACGCGGATGGCGATGCCGATTTGGAGAAAGCGCGGCGCGTGGTGCTGAATGCCAAGACCCGCCGGACGGGGATTTGCGGTGCTGCGGAATGCCTGCTGATTGATCAGGACTTCTACGACAAGCATGGCGCGGTGTTGGTGCAAGACCTGCTCGATGCCGGTGTTGAGGTGCGGGGCGATGGCGCGTTGGCGGAGATCGTTGGCGTTGTTGCCGCCACTGACGATGATTTCGGCAAGGAGTTCCTCGACAAGATCATCGCGGCGAAGATCGTCGATGGTGTGGACGGGGCGATTGCGCATATCCGGCGTTATGGCTCGAACCATACTGAGGCGATCCTGACGGAGAATGACGCCACGGCGGCGCGGTTCTTCGAGCGGATTGATAGCGCGATCCTGATGCGCAATGCCTCGACCCAGTTCGCTGATGGTGGTGAGTTTGGCATGGGCGCTGAGATCGGTATTGCCACTGGCAAGATGCATGCGCGGGGGCCGGTTGGTGCGGAACAGCTGACGAGCTTCAAGTATCTTGTCACCGGCGACGGCACCTGCCGCCCGTAA
- a CDS encoding histidine phosphotransferase family protein: MSDYQTLPALIASRICHDLISPIGAVDNGLELIAMTMRLSGPEMGLIRQSTNAALTRIELFRLAFGAGGAAPCPMGRLNNTLAAHLAERRINLTLEIEAATMDAAKKISLALLCAETCLPRGGTVTVSASATHGQFHLQADGPLRSDIDALWHHVLSPESADPPPRAADVHFLLLGLSLAAAGITPTLTMQDGGIQLTF, from the coding sequence ATGTCAGATTACCAAACACTTCCCGCACTTATTGCCTCGCGCATTTGCCACGATCTTATCAGCCCCATCGGCGCCGTCGATAACGGGTTGGAACTGATCGCCATGACAATGCGCCTCTCAGGACCAGAGATGGGGCTTATCCGGCAATCGACAAATGCCGCTTTGACGCGGATCGAGCTTTTTCGCCTCGCTTTCGGCGCTGGCGGCGCGGCCCCATGCCCCATGGGGCGCCTGAACAATACCCTTGCCGCCCACCTTGCAGAACGCCGCATAAATCTAACGCTTGAGATCGAGGCAGCCACAATGGACGCGGCAAAAAAGATCAGCCTCGCCCTGCTTTGTGCCGAAACATGCCTGCCACGCGGCGGCACGGTCACGGTCAGCGCAAGTGCCACTCACGGGCAGTTCCATCTGCAAGCCGACGGCCCCCTGCGCAGCGATATTGACGCGCTTTGGCACCATGTCCTGTCACCAGAAAGCGCAGATCCCCCGCCACGCGCCGCGGATGTGCATTTCCTGCTACTCGGCCTCAGCTTGGCGGCAGCAGGCATCACCCCCACCCTGACCATGCAGGACGGAGGTATCCAGCTCACCTTCTAA
- a CDS encoding DUF3553 domain-containing protein, translating to MNELNAILEPGMLVRHPDRPDWGVGQVQSNIGGRITVNFREEGKVVIEGSRVLLLPVMDAGST from the coding sequence ATGAATGAATTGAATGCGATCCTTGAGCCGGGGATGCTGGTGCGCCATCCGGACCGCCCAGATTGGGGGGTAGGACAGGTGCAATCCAATATCGGCGGCCGGATTACGGTGAATTTCAGGGAGGAGGGGAAAGTTGTGATTGAGGGATCTCGCGTGCTCCTCCTGCCGGTGATGGATGCCGGTTCAACCTAA
- a CDS encoding GNAT family N-acetyltransferase: protein MTAHTSTYVVRFARDEADLRAAQRLRYRVFVEELGGTGPLVDHDARLEADALDPFFDHLLLIDPTRPTGDHVVGAYRLLRGERAAEAGGFYSGSEYDLSPLIAGGRKLLELGRSCLDPAHRGGLAMYHLWSALAAYVTEQEIDILFGVASFRGADIMAHAQALTLLHQRHLAPADLRVRARDEVYMAMDLVPGAQLEPRKAMLETPALIKAYLKLGGFVGEGAFVDAEFNTTDVCLILDTARMNAAQKAIYTREQRG, encoded by the coding sequence ATGACCGCGCATACCAGCACATATGTCGTTCGTTTCGCCCGTGATGAGGCGGATCTACGCGCGGCGCAACGGCTGCGCTATCGGGTTTTCGTTGAGGAACTGGGCGGAACGGGGCCACTTGTCGATCATGACGCGCGGCTTGAAGCGGATGCGCTTGATCCGTTCTTCGACCATTTGCTGCTGATCGATCCGACAAGGCCTACTGGTGATCATGTTGTGGGTGCCTACCGTTTGCTGCGTGGTGAACGCGCGGCCGAGGCGGGGGGGTTCTATTCAGGGTCGGAATACGATCTGTCGCCGCTCATTGCCGGCGGCCGTAAGCTGTTGGAATTGGGGCGGTCCTGCCTTGACCCAGCGCATCGGGGTGGATTGGCGATGTATCACCTGTGGTCCGCGCTTGCAGCTTATGTGACCGAACAGGAAATTGATATTTTGTTTGGGGTGGCGAGCTTTCGCGGGGCGGACATAATGGCTCATGCGCAGGCTTTGACGCTGTTGCACCAGCGGCATCTGGCGCCAGCGGACCTGCGGGTGCGGGCGCGCGATGAGGTCTATATGGCGATGGACTTGGTGCCTGGTGCACAACTGGAACCGCGCAAGGCGATGCTGGAGACGCCTGCGTTGATAAAAGCCTACCTAAAGCTGGGCGGCTTCGTCGGCGAGGGCGCGTTTGTTGATGCCGAGTTCAACACGACAGATGTGTGCCTCATCCTAGATACCGCGCGGATGAACGCGGCGCAGAAGGCGATCTACACACGGGAGCAGAGAGGATGA
- a CDS encoding lysophospholipid acyltransferase family protein, with amino-acid sequence MSVTWDKAEVPDPVKVGPMGWLRAVLKGIPLGIVTFGCLLILLLVRLIEQPLYGARRPVTPFITQFVCTSAFRIMGIRHRIEGDIMRGPGAIVANHSSWLDIFALNARKRIYFVSKAEVASWPGIGWLARATGTVFIRRNPKEAHEHVDVFRKRLKLGHKLLFFPEGTSTDGRRVLPFKPTLFAAFFDDDLRDTLSIQPVSVIYRAAVGADARQYGWWGDMSFGRHLLETLSAPKHGSVTIRYHAPVRVADFKDRKVLARHLEAEVRRGFEEAGLLEAE; translated from the coding sequence ATGAGCGTCACTTGGGACAAGGCGGAGGTGCCTGATCCGGTTAAAGTGGGGCCGATGGGATGGCTTCGGGCGGTGCTGAAAGGCATACCGCTGGGGATTGTGACCTTCGGCTGCTTGCTGATCCTGCTGCTGGTGCGTTTGATTGAGCAACCGCTCTATGGGGCGCGGCGCCCTGTGACGCCGTTTATCACGCAGTTCGTCTGTACTTCGGCCTTTCGTATCATGGGCATTCGACACCGGATTGAGGGCGATATCATGCGCGGGCCGGGGGCGATCGTGGCGAACCATTCGAGTTGGCTGGATATTTTCGCGCTGAATGCCCGCAAGCGGATTTACTTCGTATCCAAGGCCGAAGTGGCGAGCTGGCCGGGGATCGGCTGGCTGGCGCGGGCAACGGGGACAGTCTTCATCCGCCGGAACCCGAAGGAGGCGCATGAGCATGTGGATGTGTTCCGCAAGCGGCTGAAACTGGGGCATAAGCTGTTGTTCTTTCCTGAAGGGACATCGACGGACGGGCGGCGGGTGCTGCCGTTCAAGCCGACCCTTTTCGCGGCATTTTTCGATGATGATCTACGCGACACGCTGAGCATACAGCCTGTTTCGGTGATTTATCGTGCGGCTGTGGGGGCGGATGCGCGGCAATATGGCTGGTGGGGCGATATGAGCTTTGGCCGCCATTTGCTGGAGACATTGAGCGCACCAAAGCATGGATCGGTCACGATCCGTTATCATGCGCCTGTGCGGGTGGCTGACTTCAAGGACCGGAAGGTTTTGGCGCGGCATCTCGAAGCCGAGGTGCGGCGCGGCTTTGAGGAAGCGGGGCTTTTGGAAGCCGAGTAG
- a CDS encoding lysophospholipid acyltransferase family protein — protein MTGIEHQKGSIVRGGIASAVFLLGLPIVSARVAFGRMDRDAACAAIAAHFGRFLKLCGAEVVVEGDLPQGNGGYVLCYNESSFVDVAAFCDVMWPHIDRAAAADLYAYIPFGRRMARKAAIEMVPRGNRAGTERLLAEVVARVRAGERQAWGGEGRIAGIDGVGRFKVGASLLAIRAQVPVIPVTFYGGHQIMPLGSLRARAGQVRVHFGAPIAPEGLTEEDARAFADRLQAAIAARYAEMKASAAVVAVDVPAVPA, from the coding sequence ATGACAGGCATCGAACACCAAAAAGGCAGCATCGTACGCGGCGGGATCGCGTCTGCGGTGTTTTTGTTGGGCTTGCCCATCGTATCGGCGCGGGTCGCCTTCGGACGGATGGACAGGGATGCGGCCTGCGCGGCCATTGCCGCACATTTTGGCCGGTTTCTGAAGCTATGCGGGGCGGAAGTTGTCGTTGAAGGCGATCTTCCGCAGGGGAATGGCGGCTATGTGCTGTGTTACAATGAAAGTTCGTTCGTGGATGTCGCCGCGTTTTGCGATGTGATGTGGCCCCATATCGACCGCGCGGCAGCGGCGGACCTTTATGCCTATATCCCGTTTGGCCGCAGAATGGCGCGGAAGGCGGCGATCGAAATGGTGCCGCGCGGCAATCGGGCTGGAACAGAGCGGCTGCTGGCGGAGGTCGTTGCGCGGGTGCGCGCTGGTGAGCGGCAGGCATGGGGTGGCGAGGGAAGGATTGCGGGGATTGACGGGGTTGGTCGGTTCAAGGTCGGGGCGAGCCTGTTGGCCATTCGCGCACAGGTGCCGGTGATTCCCGTGACGTTTTATGGTGGACATCAGATCATGCCGCTGGGCAGCTTGCGCGCGCGGGCGGGGCAAGTGCGTGTGCATTTTGGTGCGCCGATCGCCCCTGAGGGACTGACCGAGGAGGATGCGCGCGCGTTTGCCGACCGGCTACAAGCGGCGATAGCAGCGCGATACGCTGAAATGAAGGCCAGCGCCGCTGTTGTTGCTGTGGACGTTCCTGCGGTTCCGGCCTAG
- a CDS encoding thiamine phosphate synthase, translated as MPQDSVEKPQIYLVSPPELELSHFLPDLSACLDSTEIACVRLGLATRDEDRIAKAADAIREVTHARDVALVIENHVQLVERLGLDGVHLTDGSRSVGKTRKTLGQDAIVGAFCGNSRHDGMTAGELGADYISFGPIAATALGTGEVAEKELFDWWSMMIEVPCVAEGPLTEALIAEFTPVTDFFGLGEGIWDQDNPAAALSRLVAAMG; from the coding sequence ATGCCGCAGGACAGTGTCGAAAAACCGCAGATTTATCTGGTTTCTCCGCCCGAACTGGAGCTGTCGCATTTCCTTCCCGATCTGTCCGCCTGCCTCGATTCGACCGAGATCGCTTGCGTGCGCCTCGGCCTTGCCACCCGCGACGAGGACCGCATCGCCAAAGCCGCCGACGCGATCCGCGAAGTGACCCATGCCCGCGATGTCGCACTGGTGATCGAAAACCATGTGCAGCTCGTCGAGCGCCTCGGCCTTGACGGTGTGCACCTCACCGATGGCTCGCGCTCGGTTGGCAAAACTCGCAAAACGCTCGGTCAGGATGCTATTGTCGGTGCCTTCTGCGGCAACTCCCGGCATGACGGCATGACAGCAGGCGAATTGGGCGCCGATTACATCAGCTTCGGCCCCATCGCCGCCACCGCCCTCGGCACGGGCGAAGTGGCAGAAAAAGAACTGTTCGACTGGTGGTCGATGATGATCGAAGTGCCCTGCGTCGCCGAAGGCCCGCTGACCGAAGCGCTGATCGCCGAATTCACTCCGGTGACGGATTTCTTTGGCTTGGGCGAAGGCATCTGGGATCAGGACAACCCCGCCGCTGCCCTCTCCCGCCTTGTCGCGGCGATGGGCTAG
- a CDS encoding TfoX/Sxy family protein yields MAYDPGLAELMREDLADVAGISEKKMFGGIAFMLDGHMVCGVHQGGGMFRIGKEAEADALAIEGAGPMMFTGRRMGGFIDVSDDALVDDDRRAAWLTMALAYARSLPPKA; encoded by the coding sequence ATGGCCTATGATCCCGGTCTGGCGGAACTGATGCGCGAAGATCTCGCAGATGTCGCCGGCATTTCCGAGAAGAAGATGTTCGGCGGTATCGCTTTCATGCTCGACGGCCACATGGTCTGTGGGGTGCATCAGGGCGGCGGCATGTTCCGCATCGGCAAGGAGGCTGAGGCCGATGCCCTCGCCATCGAGGGGGCAGGCCCGATGATGTTTACCGGCAGGCGCATGGGCGGCTTTATCGATGTCAGCGATGACGCGCTGGTCGATGACGACCGCCGCGCCGCATGGTTGACCATGGCGCTCGCCTATGCTCGCAGCCTACCGCCGAAGGCATAG
- a CDS encoding RNA methyltransferase translates to MPTGQPQPAFVLIRPQMGENIGAAARGMWNFGLDRMRITSPRDGWPNPKAVAMASGAGRLLDEAQLFETTADAVAECHYVYATTARPRGLTKPVMSPEAAMRDAAARIGRGEKVAVMFGPERAGMENDDIARANAIISVPVNPEFASLNLAQCVLLTAYEWRRASAEITHERVDMASEWAEQIEIEKLAEHYEGTLEAAGFFFPETKAAGMKQNLRNLWSRMPLTRADVQMLHGVMRQMVRWKGRD, encoded by the coding sequence ATGCCAACCGGACAGCCGCAGCCAGCTTTTGTTTTGATCCGCCCGCAAATGGGTGAGAATATCGGTGCCGCCGCGCGGGGGATGTGGAATTTCGGGTTGGACCGGATGCGGATCACCAGCCCGCGTGACGGTTGGCCGAACCCGAAGGCGGTGGCGATGGCGAGCGGTGCGGGGCGGCTCTTGGACGAGGCGCAGCTGTTCGAAACAACGGCGGATGCGGTGGCGGAGTGCCATTACGTTTATGCAACGACCGCGCGGCCGCGCGGGCTGACCAAGCCGGTAATGAGCCCAGAAGCCGCGATGCGCGATGCCGCCGCGCGGATCGGACGGGGTGAGAAGGTCGCGGTGATGTTTGGGCCGGAGCGCGCAGGCATGGAAAACGACGACATCGCGCGGGCCAATGCGATTATCTCGGTGCCGGTGAACCCTGAGTTTGCCTCGCTCAACCTTGCGCAATGTGTGCTGCTGACGGCCTATGAGTGGCGGCGGGCGAGCGCCGAGATTACGCATGAGCGGGTCGATATGGCGAGCGAATGGGCCGAGCAGATCGAGATCGAGAAACTGGCCGAACATTACGAAGGCACGCTTGAGGCGGCGGGCTTTTTCTTCCCTGAAACAAAAGCCGCCGGAATGAAGCAAAATCTGCGCAACCTGTGGAGCCGGATGCCGCTGACCCGCGCCGATGTGCAGATGCTGCATGGGGTGATGCGTCAGATGGTCCGCTGGAAGGGGCGCGACTGA
- the ctaA gene encoding heme A synthase, translated as MAQTPRKLFEDVGDQPKAQAAPGGIDRAPRGARGAIRLWLMGIFALVAVMIAVGGMTRLTDSGLSITEWAPVTGALPPLSEAAWQVEFDKYRQIPEYQLQNKGMSLSEFQFIYWWEWGHRQLGRVIGLVWGAGFLFFWATKRIPAGWTPRLLLLGGLGGLQGAIGWWMVSSGLREGMLDVASYRLATHLGLAFVIFGFLAWYMFLLGRSEADLMQARRAAEPKLFGMGTGLMHFAFLQILLGALVAGIDAGRAFPTWPLMGDGFLPPDPFMITPIWRNFFEDAGLVQFIHRMSGYLLFIFAIVVWLRSRRSPNTQTRFAFNVVLGVMFLQMVIGIMTVLYSAPVHIAIVHQIGAVVLWVVILRARYLARYPLAQSIRGSAA; from the coding sequence ATGGCCCAGACACCGCGCAAGCTGTTTGAGGATGTTGGTGACCAACCAAAAGCGCAAGCCGCGCCGGGTGGTATTGACCGTGCGCCGCGTGGCGCGCGCGGAGCGATCCGGCTCTGGCTGATGGGCATTTTCGCACTTGTGGCGGTGATGATCGCTGTGGGCGGCATGACGCGGCTGACCGATTCTGGCCTGTCGATCACCGAATGGGCGCCAGTGACGGGCGCGTTGCCGCCGCTGAGCGAGGCAGCATGGCAGGTCGAGTTCGACAAATACCGGCAGATCCCTGAATACCAGCTTCAGAATAAGGGGATGAGCCTCTCGGAGTTCCAATTCATTTACTGGTGGGAATGGGGCCATCGCCAGTTGGGCCGTGTGATCGGGCTGGTTTGGGGCGCTGGTTTCCTGTTTTTCTGGGCGACGAAGCGCATTCCGGCTGGCTGGACGCCGCGCCTTTTGTTGCTGGGTGGCTTGGGCGGATTGCAAGGCGCTATTGGCTGGTGGATGGTTTCCAGTGGGTTGCGCGAGGGGATGCTTGATGTGGCCTCCTACCGGCTGGCAACGCATTTGGGGCTGGCGTTTGTGATCTTTGGCTTCCTCGCGTGGTACATGTTCCTGCTTGGGCGGAGCGAGGCGGACTTGATGCAGGCGCGGCGAGCGGCAGAACCGAAGCTCTTTGGCATGGGAACGGGGCTGATGCATTTCGCCTTTCTGCAAATCCTGCTGGGTGCTTTGGTGGCAGGGATTGATGCGGGCCGTGCCTTCCCCACATGGCCGTTGATGGGCGATGGGTTCTTACCGCCTGATCCGTTCATGATCACGCCGATCTGGCGCAATTTCTTTGAGGATGCGGGGCTGGTGCAGTTCATCCACCGGATGTCGGGCTATCTCCTGTTTATCTTTGCGATCGTGGTTTGGCTGCGCTCGCGCCGCTCGCCCAATACGCAGACGCGCTTTGCGTTTAACGTGGTGCTGGGGGTGATGTTCCTGCAGATGGTGATCGGCATCATGACGGTGCTCTATTCCGCTCCCGTTCACATCGCGATCGTGCATCAGATTGGCGCGGTGGTGCTGTGGGTGGTGATCCTGCGGGCGCGGTATCTGGCGCGCTATCCGCTGGCGCAATCCATTCGGGGAAGCGCCGCATGA
- a CDS encoding carboxypeptidase M32 encodes MSNVAYAELMAHQRETEALAQVAGRLGWDQETMMPRGAADQRAEEMAAMEGVLHARRTDPRVGDWLEAAEAADETQEAMLREIRHSYARSCRVPAALAQEMARVTSRAQGIWAEARGNEDVAAFLPVLDEVVRLSRETAAALAVDGQSHYDALLDDYEPGAKAETLDAMFAALRPELVALRGEILEKPEPAALTGAFDPDVQVALAEEVAVAFGYDMARGRIDKAVHPFCSGSGQDVRITMRTDPADPFNCLYSTIHETGHACYEQAVDAEYGLTPLGQGASMGVHESQSRLYENQIGRSAAFTGWLHGKMVARFGADALPDAEGFYKAVNRVQRGYIRTEADEVQYNMHVLLRYDLERALVAGDLAVGDLEAAWNDRFEADFGYAVDKPSNGVLQDVHWSVGLFGYFPTYTLGNVYAGCLNEALRTAVPDLDASVAQGDMSPATDWLRENLQRYGKRYLPRDVIARATGAEPSEAPLVAYLRAKFGALYDL; translated from the coding sequence ATGAGCAATGTAGCCTATGCCGAACTGATGGCGCATCAGCGTGAAACCGAGGCGCTGGCGCAGGTCGCAGGGCGGCTTGGCTGGGATCAGGAAACGATGATGCCGCGCGGTGCCGCAGACCAGCGGGCAGAGGAAATGGCCGCGATGGAGGGGGTGCTGCATGCGCGGCGCACCGATCCGCGCGTCGGTGACTGGCTTGAGGCGGCGGAGGCTGCCGACGAGACGCAAGAGGCGATGCTGCGGGAGATCCGCCACAGCTATGCCCGCAGTTGCCGTGTGCCCGCTGCGCTGGCGCAGGAGATGGCGCGGGTTACGTCGCGGGCGCAGGGGATCTGGGCAGAGGCGCGGGGCAATGAGGATGTTGCGGCCTTTCTGCCGGTGCTGGACGAGGTGGTTCGGCTGAGCCGTGAAACGGCTGCGGCTTTGGCCGTGGACGGACAATCGCATTACGACGCGCTGTTGGACGATTACGAGCCGGGTGCGAAGGCCGAAACGCTGGACGCGATGTTTGCTGCATTGCGGCCGGAGCTGGTCGCGCTGCGGGGGGAAATTCTTGAAAAACCGGAGCCAGCGGCGCTGACGGGCGCATTTGACCCCGATGTGCAGGTGGCGCTCGCGGAGGAAGTCGCTGTGGCCTTTGGCTATGACATGGCGCGCGGGCGGATCGATAAGGCGGTGCATCCGTTTTGCAGTGGCTCGGGGCAGGATGTGCGGATCACCATGCGCACCGATCCGGCGGACCCGTTCAATTGCCTTTATTCGACGATCCATGAAACGGGCCATGCCTGCTATGAACAAGCGGTGGATGCAGAATACGGGCTGACGCCGCTGGGGCAGGGTGCCTCGATGGGGGTGCATGAGAGCCAGAGCCGCCTGTATGAAAACCAGATTGGCCGCTCGGCGGCGTTTACCGGCTGGCTGCACGGGAAGATGGTGGCGCGGTTTGGTGCTGATGCGCTGCCGGATGCCGAAGGCTTCTACAAGGCGGTGAACCGTGTGCAGCGCGGGTATATCCGTACCGAGGCCGATGAGGTGCAGTATAACATGCATGTGTTGCTGCGCTACGATCTGGAGCGGGCGCTGGTGGCGGGTGATTTGGCGGTGGGTGATTTGGAGGCGGCTTGGAATGATCGCTTTGAGGCGGATTTCGGCTACGCGGTGGACAAGCCCTCAAACGGGGTGTTGCAGGATGTGCATTGGTCGGTGGGGCTGTTTGGCTATTTCCCGACCTATACGCTGGGCAATGTCTATGCGGGCTGCCTTAATGAAGCGTTGCGCACGGCGGTGCCGGATCTCGATGCATCGGTGGCGCAGGGGGATATGTCGCCCGCGACTGACTGGCTGCGCGAAAACTTGCAACGCTATGGCAAGCGCTACCTGCCGCGCGATGTGATAGCGCGGGCAACGGGTGCGGAGCCGAGCGAGGCGCCGCTGGTGGCCTATCTACGCGCTAAGTTTGGCGCGCTTTACGATCTGTAG
- a CDS encoding PaaI family thioesterase produces the protein MALAMDKAALMAFLESDFPQAKDGFVVEEVADGRLTMRLKVTEAHLRPGGTVSGPAMFALADVGVYLAILAMIGPKALAVTTNASLDFMRKPAAGKDMLCEVRVLKLGRALAVCDALLYSEGQVEPVARANMTYSIPKDMG, from the coding sequence ATGGCATTGGCGATGGATAAGGCCGCTTTGATGGCGTTTCTCGAGAGCGACTTCCCGCAGGCCAAGGATGGCTTCGTTGTGGAAGAAGTGGCCGACGGACGGCTGACCATGCGGCTGAAAGTGACCGAGGCGCATTTGCGGCCCGGTGGGACCGTTTCAGGTCCGGCGATGTTTGCGCTGGCTGACGTCGGGGTCTACCTTGCGATCCTCGCGATGATTGGCCCGAAGGCGCTGGCGGTGACGACCAATGCGAGCCTCGATTTCATGCGTAAACCAGCGGCGGGCAAGGATATGCTCTGCGAGGTGCGGGTGCTGAAGCTGGGCCGTGCGCTGGCGGTATGTGACGCCCTCCTCTACAGCGAGGGGCAGGTGGAGCCGGTTGCGCGGGCGAATATGACCTATTCGATCCCGAAAGATATGGGGTAA
- the rplM gene encoding 50S ribosomal protein L13, which produces MKTFSATPADIEKKWILIDAEGVVLGRLASIVAMRLRGKHKPSFTPHMDMGDNVIVINADKIQLTGKKREKPNYWHTGHPGGIKSRTTGQILEGAHPERVVMQAVKRMLPGNRLSRKQMTNLRVFAGAEHGMEAQKPEVLDVKSMNKKNTRSA; this is translated from the coding sequence ATGAAAACCTTTTCTGCTACTCCGGCAGACATCGAGAAAAAATGGATCCTGATCGACGCTGAAGGCGTTGTTCTGGGCCGTCTTGCCTCGATCGTTGCCATGCGGCTGCGTGGCAAGCACAAGCCGTCTTTCACCCCCCATATGGACATGGGTGACAACGTCATCGTGATCAACGCCGACAAAATCCAACTGACCGGCAAGAAGCGCGAGAAGCCGAACTACTGGCACACTGGCCACCCGGGCGGCATCAAATCCCGCACCACCGGCCAGATCCTTGAAGGGGCGCATCCTGAGCGCGTCGTCATGCAGGCCGTCAAGCGCATGCTGCCGGGCAACCGCCTGAGCCGCAAGCAGATGACCAACCTGCGCGTCTTTGCCGGTGCCGAGCACGGCATGGAGGCACAGAAGCCCGAAGTTCTCGACGTTAAGTCGATGAACAAAAAGAACACGCGGAGCGCATAA
- the rpsI gene encoding 30S ribosomal protein S9, giving the protein MADQINSLEELGTVATGEEAVVEVAAPREPVRDELGRSYATGKRKDAVARVWIKPGSGKVTVNGKDQGVYFARPVLQMILRQPFQVAGVDGQFDVMATVKGGGLSGQAGAVKHGISKALQLYDPSLRNALKAAGFLTRDSRVVERKKYGKRKARRSFQFSKR; this is encoded by the coding sequence ATGGCTGATCAGATCAACTCCCTCGAAGAGCTGGGCACTGTCGCCACTGGCGAAGAAGCTGTCGTCGAAGTCGCTGCGCCCCGCGAGCCGGTCCGTGACGAGCTGGGCCGTTCCTACGCCACTGGCAAGCGTAAAGACGCTGTAGCCCGTGTCTGGATCAAGCCGGGTTCTGGCAAAGTTACCGTGAATGGCAAGGACCAAGGCGTTTACTTTGCGCGTCCGGTTTTGCAGATGATCCTGCGCCAGCCGTTTCAGGTTGCTGGTGTCGACGGTCAGTTTGACGTGATGGCAACCGTTAAAGGCGGTGGTCTTTCCGGTCAGGCTGGTGCGGTCAAGCACGGCATCTCCAAGGCGCTCCAGCTTTACGATCCCTCGCTGCGCAACGCTCTGAAAGCCGCTGGCTTCCTGACCCGCGACAGCCGCGTCGTTGAGCGTAAGAAGTACGGTAAGCGCAAAGCACGCCGGAGCTTCCAGTTCTCAAAGCGTTAA